The Mucilaginibacter sp. PAMB04168 genome contains the following window.
TTTAAACGCACATTATGAGTTTTACACCAATACATTGCCGGTCATTGTCTCAGGTATAGCTACACCCAGCAGCTTTAATATGGTGGGTGCAATATCACCCAATTTGCCATTTTCAATATGGGTTACGTCTTTATCAATAATAATGCAGGGCACTAAGTTGGTGGTATGTGCCGTATTAGGCGAACCATCCTCGTTAACCATATAATCGGCGTTGCCGTGGTCGGCAATAATGATGAAGGAGTAGCCATTAGCGGTGCCCACTTCAACCAGGGTTTGTACGCACCTGTCTACTGTTTCGGCTGCTTTAACTACTGCATCAAATACACCGGTGTGACCCACCATATCAGTATTGGCAAAGTTGAGGCATATAAAATCTGCCCAGCGGCTTTGCAACTCGGGCAAAATAGCATCGCGTATACCTTCGGCACTCATTTCGGGCTGCAAATCATAAGTAGCCACCTTGGGCGACGGTACCATTAATCGCTTTTCGTTTATAAACTCGCGTTCACGACCACCAGAGAAGAAAAATGTTACGTGCGGATACTTTTCTGTTTCAGCTATCCGGATCTGTGTTTTACCGGCGTCCTGCAATACCTCGCCTAAAGTTTGGGTAAGGTCGTCCTTGTTAAAAATTACCTGTACGTTCTTAAAGGTCTCATCATACGGCGTCATGGTGATGTAGCGCAGGTTAAGCGCATGCATGTTTTGCTCCGGGAAATCCTTTTGCGATAGCGCCTGCGTGATCTCGCGGCCACGATCGGTACGGAAGTTAAAGCAAATTACCACATCACCGTCTTTAATGACGGCAATAGGGTTGCCGTCAACATCGGTCCGCACTATCGGTAATATAAACTCATCGGTTACGCCATCAGCATATGATTCCTGAATGGCTTGCACCATATTCATAGCTGGCCTGCCTATACCGTTTACCATTAGGTCATAGGCCAGTTTTACCCGCTCCCAGCGGTTATCGCGGTCCATGGCATAATAGCGGCCAATGGCAGATGCCAACTTAACCGGCTGCTGGCTAATAGCAATCTCCAGGTCGGTTATATAATTAACACCCGAATTTGGGTCAGTGTCACGTCCGTCTAAAAAGGCATGTATAAAAACCTTCTCCAGGCCAAACTCGGTAGCCGCATCACACAGCCCTTTTATATGTTTAATATGCGAATGCACGCCCCCGTCAGACACTAAACCAATCAGATGCACATCTTTATGGTTCAGTTTGGCGTATTCAAAAGCATCTTTTAAAACATTAATTTGGGGCAGTTCGTGGTCATCAACCGCTTTATGTATACGGCCCAGTTCCTGGTAAACAATACGGCCGGCACCCAAATTCATATGGCCAACTTCAGAGTTGCCCATTTGCCCGTCGGGCAAACCAACATCCATCCCCGATGTTACCAGTTTTGAATTAGGATACTTTTGCAGCATCTCGTCAAAAAAAGGTGTATTGGCGGTATATATAGCGTTCGAAGCATCCTGGCGGCCGTAACCCCAGCCATCCAGTATTAATAAAGCGATTTTCTTGTTTTCCACGGTGCAAATATAGTTGATTGGAGCATAGTTGCTTGGTGAGTTATTAAATCGTTGCTTAGTTAAGCAATTAATTATGGATTTTTTCTTGAAACAAAGCTTAGTGTGGCTATTTCACAGTAATTAGCCAACTTCAACAAAATTGAAAAACTAAATCACCAGTATTTGTTTTACTTTTGAAGCGTAAATACTTACTATTTTGGATAAACAACTTGTTGATGACTTTATAGAACGTGCGTTGGCCGAAGATGTAGGCGACGGCGATCATACCTCGTTGGCCACTATACCCCAAGGTACTATGGGCCGGGCCCGTTTATTGGTAAAAGATACCGGCGTTTTAGCGGGTGTTGAACTGGCTTCAGAAATATTCCTGATAGTGAACCCCGACTTAAAGGTGAACATTTTTTTACAGGATGGTGCTTTAGTAAAACCGAAAGACGTGGTGTTGGAGGTAGAAGGAAGTGTGCATTGCATTTTACGCGCCGAGCGTTTAGTGCTCAATTGCATGCAGCGTATGAGTGGCATTGCTACAAAAACGCGCGAGATTATGGACTTGTTAAAGGGCACTAATACAAAGGTGTTAGATACCCGAAAGACAACACCGGGTTTCCGTTACCTTGAAAAATGGGCTGTACAAATAGGTGGAGGTGTAAATCATCGCTTTGGTTTGTATGACATGATCCTGATTAAAGATAACCATGTAGATTATTCGGGCGGCATTCAGCAAGCCATTACTAATACGCATGAATATTTAAAACGGGAGAATAAAGAACTGGCTATTGAGATAGAAGTGCGTAACCTTGACGAATTGGAGCAAGTGCTGCAAACGGGCGGGGTGGACCGTATCTTACTGGACAACTTTAGCATACCTGATTTAAGAGATGCAGTTAATATTATAGCTGGCAGATTTGCTACCGAAGCATCGGGCGGTATTACGTCCGAGAATATAGGTGATTATGCAGCATGCGGTGTAGATTATATTTCAGTCGGCGCGCTTACCCATTCTGTTAAAAGTCTTGATTTGAGTTTGAAAGCCGTAAAGCAATAAAAACCGTGATTATAGCATTGATTTAGTATTATTGTGGCAAAATGATATCAGTCTATTCTGTTTTAGTGCTCATTCTGGCCTACTTGTTCGGCTCTATTCCCACGGCTGTGTGGATAGGGCAGGCATTTTATGGGATAGATGTAAGGGAATATGGCAGCGGTAATGCCGGTGCAACCAACACCTTCAGGGTTTTGGGTAAGCAGGCCGGTATACCGGTTATGCTTATTGATATATTAAAAGGCTGGACAGCCACCAACCTAGCTTATTTAATTGGTGTAAGTACTATTGGTAGTCACCATTCTTCGGCTTTTATTAATTACCAGCTGGCATTAGGAATTGCCGCTGTAATGGGCCATTTGTTTCCGGTGTTTGCGGGTTTTAGAGGGGGTAAGGGCGTGGCAACGCTTTTTGGAATGGTTTTGGCTATTCACTTGCAAGCCGCCTTGCTTTGTGTGCTGGTGTTCATTGTTATACTTTTAGTAACCAAATATGTATCGCTGAGTTCTATAATGGCCGGCTTTACTTATCTAATAGGTGTAACATTTGTTTTTCCGGTGTATATCAAATCGGTCATTATATACAGTATGTGTATATGTGTATTGATACTGGTTACGCACCAAAAGAACATTGAACGTTTGCTTAAAGGCAAGGAGTCTAAAGTAAACTTGTTTAAAAGTAAAGTTGCCTAAATTATCTATTTTATGAAAATTACCAAACCTATTTTGGCGCTGTTAACCGCCACTGTACTTTTTAGCTGTTCAACCGTACCGTTAACAGGCCGTAAACAATTTTTAGCGGTGAGCGATTCTCAGGTCAATCAATCAGCTGCTACCAGCTACCGTCAGCTATTATCAGATCCTAAAACAAAAGTGATTACCAGCAGCACAGATGCACAACGTGTAAAACGTGTTGGTAACCAACTGGCCGCTGCTATACAGCAGTACCTAAGCCAGAATGGTTACGGCGACCAGTATAATTTTGCATGGGAGTTCAACTTAATTCAAAGTAACGAAGTAAATGCATGGTGCATGCCTGGCGGCAAAGTGGCCGTATACAGCGGCATATTGCCAATTACACAGGATGATGCCGGACTGGCGACCGTTATGGGGCATGAGATTGGTCATGCTATTGCAAAGCACTCGGCCGAGCGTATCTCACAAGAGTACGTTGCTCAAGGGTTAGGAGCCGCTGTTGGTGTGGCTTCAAGTAGCTCACAATCGGGTTTATTAAAAATTACAAACGCACTTTATGGCACCGGAAGCCAATTAGCTTTACTAAAGTATGGCCGTAACCAGGAAAGCGAGGCTGACCGCCTGGGCTTAACCTTTATGGCAATGGCTGGATATAACCCAAACAGTGCAGTAGGCTTTTGGCAACGTATGGCAGCAAAAAGCGGCGGACAAGCACCGCCCGAATTTTTAAGCACGCACCCATCAGATGCAACCCGTATACGCGATATACAAAGCCGTATACCCGAAGCCATGAAATATTATAAAGGAAGATAAAATTTTCAAATCCCGCTTCGGCGGGATTTGTTGTTTAATAACAATTACAATGTTATTGGTTACGATGAATAATGGCCAAAATTAAATTTTTACAGGCAGAGTGGCGCGACCTGCTCATGCTTAATTATGAAGTTGATGCGGAGGTATTAAAGCCATACCTGCCTGCTTATACCGAATTGGATTTATGGCAGGGCAAAGCTTTAGTGAGCATGGTAGGCTTTATGTTTTTGAACACTCGTGTGTTGGGCATAAAGTGGCCGTTTCATGTAAACTTTGAGGAAGTGAACCTTCGATTCTACGTGCGTTATTTTGACGGCTCGGAGTGGAAACGCGGCGCAGTTTTTATTAGCGAGATCGTTCCGCTTGCCGCAATTCCTATTGTTGCCAACAATCTTTACAATGAGCATTATAAGGCAATGCCCATGCGCCATTCGGTAATACCTACAGCCGATGGCCGTACGGAATACACTTATGAATGGAAATACAAAGGAAATTGGAACAAGCTAGGCGCTATGATAGGCAATACCTTTGTGCCTATTGAGGCCGGAAGCGCAGAAGAATTTATTCTTGAACACTACTGGGGTTACAATGCTATTAACGGTAGTACAACGTTAGAATACGCTGTTGAACATGTGCCATGGCAAGTAGCTCCGGTAACCAACCCGGTATTCGAGGCAGATGTTGCTGCTTTATATGGCCAGGCTTTTGTACCTTATCTCCAACAGCCCTACTCAGCTTTTTTTGCAAAAGGATCGGACGTGGTGGTTAGGGTAGCGCAGAAGATAAGGAAGGGTAGGGAGGAAAGTATTGTACTATGATACCTGATTGCATTGCAAGCTTTGTACGGCTTTTAATAAGCTCGAAATGATATTAAATAAAGTGGTAAGCGCACATCTATGCGCTTACCACTTTATGGCTTACTTCTCGTTTTCTTTTTGCAGCTTTTTCAGCATTTCGCTGCCTATCAGGGCATCTATTAAGCCGCTACTGCCGCCGTCTTTACCATTAACCAGTATTTCGGGCACCAGTTTTACACCGTTGCTGGCAAGGGCTTCAGCTACGCGCACCACGGCGTATTGCTCGGTGCCCATAGCTTCTGTTTTTTGCTTGGTTACTTCTGCTTCGGCCAAGCCTATGGCTTTTATTTTGCCGGCATCGGCTGTACCGTTTAAGTCGGTGGCTTCAGCATCCGCTTTAGCAATTATAGTTTTAGCTTCCGCTTCGGCACGGGCGTTAATGGTACGGTTTTCGGCATCTGCCTTAGCGTTAATTACTCGCGATTCAGCATCACCTTTTGCTCCGGCAACCTTAGCGGCCGACATTTGCGTGTTGATTTCGACCTGGCGGGTCGATTTTACCACTTCGGGCTGCATATCGGCGCCGGCTTTGGCGCTTTCAAACTCTTTACGTTCCAGTTGGGCGCTGCGTTGCACCTCATATGTATGGCGTTCTTCCTCGGCCAGTTTACGGTCGGTCATGGTTTTCATCAGCGCTTCCGGTGGTTTAATATCGCCAATCAGCGTATCCACACCAACTACGTTATAATCGGCCAGCACCTGGCTAATGTGTGTTTTAGCATCGTCCTGCCTTTGCGAACGATTGGTGAGGAAACCAATTACATCACTTTTTTGAGCCGCGTTGCGAAAGTAGTTGGCAATAGTTGGTTCGAGCACCTGCGATATCAAGTTCTTCATCTTGCCAAACCTTGCGATAACTTTAGGCGCCTCGTTACGAGGTATGTGTATAATCTGCGATACATCCAGGTTAAAAGTAAAACCATCAAACGAGCGCACATTAATAGTGCTCAGGTTTTTATCCAATTCGTGTGCCTCGCTGCGGCTATTGGCCCAGTTAAGTACGGTGTTGGTAGTTGGCACAACCTCTACGCTATGAGTATAAATATTAACTGGGTGTTTGCCAGGATCAAGCGGCTCATCCCAAACGCCTTTTTGGTACTTGTGTACAATGTTGCCATGTTTAAAGTTGTCGCCGCTGGTGTCTTTACCTTCGGGGCCAACAAACGAGTTAACCACACCAACGTAGCCAATAGGTATGTGCATCATTTCTACCTGCTCCAGTAATACAAACCAGGGGTTAAGGTAGTAAGTGCCGGCCAAAATCACATCCTCCTGCAAACCCTTTTTACCGCCTGCCTGTATAAAGGCCATAGGGTCCTGATAGTTGCGGTGACCAACTACCGAGCCGCCTGCAATCTCACCCTTCTCGAGCGGTTCCCCGTCTAACGTGGTTACAATGCCTACTTTGTTTTCATGCACTTGTGTGATGGGTACCATTACAATTTCGAAAAGATAGGTGTTGATACGATAGCTGCCCGGGGTTAAAAAAGCAGCCTGTGGCCCTTTCTGGCCGCCGTTTTCTAAAAATCCCTGCGCATCCTGAAACTTGTCGCACTCAACCGGGCGGCCTAATACACGGCCGGTATCCAACGATGCACCATCTTTGGCCTTTACCAGGCCTAACTTGTCTTGCTCTATAATGGTAAAGGGTTGCATGGTAATGCCATACTGCCATGGCCACATGCGCCAGTATAAACCTGGTGCCAGCGGCTTAGCCTGCATACCAGCTTCGCCTCGGGTGGCTATAATGCGGCCATCGGGTAGGCGCTTATCTGAGCCATAAAGCGTAAATTTTTTAACAACCAGTCCGATACGATCATCGGGCACGATGATCATACCAAAAAATACACGAAGTACAGATTTGTACAATAGGAGGGCGGCCACAACAGGCAGCACCCACCATAGCTTGAAAATTAAATCAGCCATTTTAGTAATAAATTGATTTTTGATTTTTGAAGAAGCCCTTAAGGTGCAGGCTAGTGGACGTTGCTTACAGCATTTTGTAGTACCTCGGCTGGGTAAGCGTTTAATTAGATATAGATGATAGGCCAATTGTTACACACAAGTATCAATATTTTTTTAAGACGTTTACAGGCCCTTAATTGTCGTTTTTGAAGCGATTAGGCTATATTTGTTGAATATTAGCATTTGACAACCTTATTTGTGGATCAACGTATAATAAGTTCAGATACAACCGCCGGCAGTATACCTTTAATACGATCATTGTATGACCGTTACGGACATGCGTTATTAGGCTATATTACAGAAGTAGTGCAAGACGCCGCTAAGGCCGAATACTACCTGGTTGAAATATTTAAGCAAATTAGCCGTTATGCTAATGACCTTACCGGGCCCGGCGTTAATACCTGGGTACAATTACAAGCCATTGCGCGTAACACCCTCCGTAAAGATAGCGAGCAGCTGGGAAGTGCTGGTGTAGCCGGAACTGATCTGGCCAAGTTTAATAAGTATACACGAGCCATGAATCAGGAGCAAAAACTGGTTTTTAACGGCGTATATTACCAACACAAATCTATAACTATACTGGCAAAAGAATTAAACAGGGATGAAAGCGCTGTTAAGCGTATTTTGAAAGAAGCTTTTAATGTTATCAGAAATGAACAGTAAGGTTAAAGAATTTATAGAAAGCGGCATCTTAGAAGCTTACGTAACCGGATCTGCTTCATCTGAGGAGGAGCGCGATGTGCTTTATATGAAAGCGCATTACGCCGAGGTAAACGAAGAATTGCAAAAGCTGGAAGAAGATTTAGAAAAGATTGCCGATGGTATGGCCATTCCGCCGCCGCCTGGTTTATGGGACCAAATTGAGGCAGAGATTGATTCGCTGGAGCGTATACCGAATAAGCCTGCTTTAAAAATAGACCACGACGGATCTGGTTATAAAAAAGAAACTGGATCCCGCCAAAATAATTTTATTGAGGTGGAAGCCGAATCGACCCATATGCGTGTGCACAAAGCATGGCGTTGGGTGTTCGCTGCCGTTTTTGTATTGGGTAAGATATTTTTAGCAGCGGCCATTTATTATTATCTTGAAAACCGACAGGCACAGCAAAATATACAAGACCTTAAACAGCAGCTTAAGGAAGTAAGAGGTAAATAATTTAAAATAAGTAGTTTAAGTTGCTTGTTCATGGCAGCAATTGAGTTCCCATGAACAAGCAAATACTGGTTGCTAATATCCGTCTCCGTCTAACAAGTTACCCAGGCCGCCTAATATCCCACCTTCTTCTTTACGGCCGCCGGGTGATGCGTAGCTTAAAATACGACTGGCCAGCCGGCTAACAGGCAGGGTTTGTATCCAAACTTTACCAGGCCCGCGCAAGGTGGCAAAAAAGATTCCCTCGCCACCAAAAATCTTGTTTCGTATTCCTCCAATGAATTGGATATCAAAATCAACACCAGTGGTGTAAGCAACCAACGATCCTGTGTCTATCTTGATGAGTTCGCCGGGCTGCAATTCGCGCTCAAATACGTGGCCGCCGGCGTGCATAAAGGCCATGCCATCGCCCTGCAGGCGTTCCATAATAAAACCCTCGCCGCCAAACAAGCCCGTGCCCAGCTTACGCTGAAATTCAATATTAATGGCAACGCCTTTAGCTGCGCACAAAAAAGCATCCTTTTGGCAAACTATAGCGCCACCCAATTGCATTAAATTAAGCGGAATGATTTTTCCGGGATAGGGTGAAGCAAAGCTTACGCGTTTTTTGCCTTGAACGGTGTTGGTAAAGGCTGTCATAAACAAGCTTTCGCCCACTAAAAGGCGCTTACCAGCGCTAAATAGTTTGCCCATTAAACCGCCGCCCTGCTGCTGGCTGCCATCTCCAAAAATGGTTTGCATTTGTATGCCGTCATCCATCATCATAAATGCGCCCGACTCAGCGATGGCCGTTTCATTAGGATCAAGTTCTACTTCTACATACTGCATTTCTTCACCAAAAATGCGGTAGTCAATTTCATGGTTTTGCATAGTGATATTTGTAACAGGTTAATTTCGTTTTCGTAATTAGATTACTGAAGACGTCTGAAATTACAATTTAGAATTTAAATATTTATCTGTTTAAAAACGCAAATAAAAATGGCGGGCCTGCTATGCAAACCCGCCACGCTAATAAGCACTAATGACGAAGCGTTTAAACGCCTTAGCTGCCGCTTAGGTGGTTGTAGTAGGCTACAAATACAAAGCCCTACCTATGGCGTCTAAAAAGTCGGAGTTCATGTCGGTATCATCATCCATCACGTTCCGCCAGCCGTGTTTTTCCCAGCATTACAAACGAGACTTTATCAGGCGAAAGGCCGGCACTGCGAACGCACGGTAAAACTGATTCATCCCATTCGGCAAACGGGTTAGCGAAAAAGTTCAGAGTTTGCTATATTTACTAGACCTTTCGTAAACATATGTTAAGAAACTTTTGCTGGAGTATTTGCGGCTTAATAGCTTTAAGTTTTATAATTGGCTATGCGCCAAAAAGAGCGTCAGGCCACTCAACCGTTCCTGTTCCAGACCGCGAACTTTCTACGCAGCAAATGCAAGCCGATCTTACTTTTATGCGAAACGCTTTGGAAGAGGCACACCCAAGCTTATACCGTTATTACGTAAAAAGAGAAATAGACTCCTGCTTTGACGATGCTTATAATCAGTTGGACCATGCTATGTCTGAATTGGAATACTGGCGGGTAATGAGCAAACTGGTTACCCATATAAGTTCGGGGCATACTGTAATTTGGCCCAGTAACGCAGCGCAAGTTCAATACAACAACAGGCTTAAATATGTTTTGCCGCTGAGCGTAGCAGTTATAAACGGCAAATTATACGTGAGCCGGGTTTTAACATCTGATGCGGCTATTAAGCCGGGTATGCAAATATTGGCTGTTAACGGGCGGCCCGACCTTAACCTGCTGGGTACCATAAGGGCGCTTATACCGGGCGATGGTTACAGTAATGCTTTAAAAGACAGTAAGGTACAAGAACTCGGCTTTTTAAGAAACTACTGGTATGTTTTTGGTGAAAGTAAGCAATATAACATTGTATACCTTGATAGCGCAGGTAATAAAGCGAAACAAACACTAATGGCGCTAGCCATTAACCGCTGGCCGGTGCCAGCCAGCCGTGGTACCAACCAGCCGTATGAATTAAGCTATCCCGATTCGCTGCCTAACACTGCGATATTCCGGATACATACTTTTGCAGACACTAAAGCTGCAGAGGCTTACGACGCTGCTTTTGCGGATTTTAAAAAGCTAAAGATACGTAACCTGGTGCTCGATTTACGAGGTAATGGCGGTGGCTTATTTGCAGCAACCACCGAGCTGTTGCGTTATATAGCTAACAAAAAGTTCAGAATGGCTTATTATAATGAGTGCAGGGTTATTGAACCATCGTTTATGAGCCACGCCCGTAATGAGCGTAAAGACAATACTTTAATAAGCCGAACGTACAACCCGCTCCCTAACGGAAATTTGCAGGTATCAGATAATTTATCCAGCTACTTGTTACCTTACACCAGCCATCATTATAACAAACGCATTTATGTTTTAACGGATGGTGGTACCTTTTCTGCAGCATCTACGCTGGTAGCCGTTTTAAAAACGCAACCCGGTGTAACGGTTATTGGACAGGAAACCGGAGGAAATGAAGGCAGTACTGATGGTGGTGTGCTGTCTATTATTACCCTTCCATCCACTCAGTTACAACTGCGTTTCCCGCATTTTAGGTATGCGATAGCTTCGGCGCATCCAAATAGTGGATACGGTGTGCTGCCTGATGTGCCGGTCATTCCAAATCCGGCACAAATTGGCAAGCAGATAGATGTGGTAATGAATAAAGCAGGGGAGTTGATACTGCAAACCGAAGTCACAAATTCAAAAAAGTAAGTAGGCCGTAGGGTAAATGTGCCTCTTGATGTGGATAACCCAAGTTTACGTGTTCAAATCTTTGCTTAAACTTTTAGCAAAATACCCTTACCTTTAAGGCGGTTAAACCCATAATGCTAAACAAACCCAGGTATGGCAACAGAAGTTAAGTGTCCGAGTTGTAATCATGGCTTCCCTATTGAGGAAGTGATGACAGAGGAGTATAAGAAACAGCTTCGCCTTAAAATGCAGCAATACACGCAGCAAAAGGAAGATGAATTTAGGAAGAAGGAGGAGGAATTTGCCGCAAAACAGCGCCAGCAACAACAGCAGTTTGAGCTGCGCCTAACTGAGGAAAAGCGCCTGATGCAGCAGGAGATGGAAGCCGCTATGCGCAAATCTATACAGGCCGATATGGAAAACCAGCTGCGCATGCTCGAAAACTCGGTTAAAGATTCAGAAGAAAAGCTGCGCCTGTCTCGCCAAAAAGAGCTGGAGTTTATGCAAAAGGAGCAAACGCTTAAACAGCGCGAGGAGGAAATGGAAATAACCTTACAACGCCGCATACAGGAGCACCGTAATGACCTGGCCGAACAGATACGCAAACAAGAGAACGAACGTTTTGCCCTGCGCGATACCGAATACCAGTTTAAAGTAAAAGAGCTGGAAAAACAGTTAGACGATCAGAAGAAACTGGCTGAAGAAAT
Protein-coding sequences here:
- the gpmI gene encoding 2,3-bisphosphoglycerate-independent phosphoglycerate mutase; its protein translation is MENKKIALLILDGWGYGRQDASNAIYTANTPFFDEMLQKYPNSKLVTSGMDVGLPDGQMGNSEVGHMNLGAGRIVYQELGRIHKAVDDHELPQINVLKDAFEYAKLNHKDVHLIGLVSDGGVHSHIKHIKGLCDAATEFGLEKVFIHAFLDGRDTDPNSGVNYITDLEIAISQQPVKLASAIGRYYAMDRDNRWERVKLAYDLMVNGIGRPAMNMVQAIQESYADGVTDEFILPIVRTDVDGNPIAVIKDGDVVICFNFRTDRGREITQALSQKDFPEQNMHALNLRYITMTPYDETFKNVQVIFNKDDLTQTLGEVLQDAGKTQIRIAETEKYPHVTFFFSGGREREFINEKRLMVPSPKVATYDLQPEMSAEGIRDAILPELQSRWADFICLNFANTDMVGHTGVFDAVVKAAETVDRCVQTLVEVGTANGYSFIIIADHGNADYMVNEDGSPNTAHTTNLVPCIIIDKDVTHIENGKLGDIAPTILKLLGVAIPETMTGNVLV
- the nadC gene encoding carboxylating nicotinate-nucleotide diphosphorylase, translated to MDKQLVDDFIERALAEDVGDGDHTSLATIPQGTMGRARLLVKDTGVLAGVELASEIFLIVNPDLKVNIFLQDGALVKPKDVVLEVEGSVHCILRAERLVLNCMQRMSGIATKTREIMDLLKGTNTKVLDTRKTTPGFRYLEKWAVQIGGGVNHRFGLYDMILIKDNHVDYSGGIQQAITNTHEYLKRENKELAIEIEVRNLDELEQVLQTGGVDRILLDNFSIPDLRDAVNIIAGRFATEASGGITSENIGDYAACGVDYISVGALTHSVKSLDLSLKAVKQ
- the plsY gene encoding glycerol-3-phosphate 1-O-acyltransferase PlsY, which encodes MISVYSVLVLILAYLFGSIPTAVWIGQAFYGIDVREYGSGNAGATNTFRVLGKQAGIPVMLIDILKGWTATNLAYLIGVSTIGSHHSSAFINYQLALGIAAVMGHLFPVFAGFRGGKGVATLFGMVLAIHLQAALLCVLVFIVILLVTKYVSLSSIMAGFTYLIGVTFVFPVYIKSVIIYSMCICVLILVTHQKNIERLLKGKESKVNLFKSKVA
- a CDS encoding M48 family metallopeptidase — protein: MKITKPILALLTATVLFSCSTVPLTGRKQFLAVSDSQVNQSAATSYRQLLSDPKTKVITSSTDAQRVKRVGNQLAAAIQQYLSQNGYGDQYNFAWEFNLIQSNEVNAWCMPGGKVAVYSGILPITQDDAGLATVMGHEIGHAIAKHSAERISQEYVAQGLGAAVGVASSSSQSGLLKITNALYGTGSQLALLKYGRNQESEADRLGLTFMAMAGYNPNSAVGFWQRMAAKSGGQAPPEFLSTHPSDATRIRDIQSRIPEAMKYYKGR
- a CDS encoding DUF2071 domain-containing protein, with translation MAKIKFLQAEWRDLLMLNYEVDAEVLKPYLPAYTELDLWQGKALVSMVGFMFLNTRVLGIKWPFHVNFEEVNLRFYVRYFDGSEWKRGAVFISEIVPLAAIPIVANNLYNEHYKAMPMRHSVIPTADGRTEYTYEWKYKGNWNKLGAMIGNTFVPIEAGSAEEFILEHYWGYNAINGSTTLEYAVEHVPWQVAPVTNPVFEADVAALYGQAFVPYLQQPYSAFFAKGSDVVVRVAQKIRKGREESIVL
- a CDS encoding SPFH domain-containing protein; amino-acid sequence: MADLIFKLWWVLPVVAALLLYKSVLRVFFGMIIVPDDRIGLVVKKFTLYGSDKRLPDGRIIATRGEAGMQAKPLAPGLYWRMWPWQYGITMQPFTIIEQDKLGLVKAKDGASLDTGRVLGRPVECDKFQDAQGFLENGGQKGPQAAFLTPGSYRINTYLFEIVMVPITQVHENKVGIVTTLDGEPLEKGEIAGGSVVGHRNYQDPMAFIQAGGKKGLQEDVILAGTYYLNPWFVLLEQVEMMHIPIGYVGVVNSFVGPEGKDTSGDNFKHGNIVHKYQKGVWDEPLDPGKHPVNIYTHSVEVVPTTNTVLNWANSRSEAHELDKNLSTINVRSFDGFTFNLDVSQIIHIPRNEAPKVIARFGKMKNLISQVLEPTIANYFRNAAQKSDVIGFLTNRSQRQDDAKTHISQVLADYNVVGVDTLIGDIKPPEALMKTMTDRKLAEEERHTYEVQRSAQLERKEFESAKAGADMQPEVVKSTRQVEINTQMSAAKVAGAKGDAESRVINAKADAENRTINARAEAEAKTIIAKADAEATDLNGTADAGKIKAIGLAEAEVTKQKTEAMGTEQYAVVRVAEALASNGVKLVPEILVNGKDGGSSGLIDALIGSEMLKKLQKENEK
- a CDS encoding TIGR00266 family protein; the protein is MQNHEIDYRIFGEEMQYVEVELDPNETAIAESGAFMMMDDGIQMQTIFGDGSQQQGGGLMGKLFSAGKRLLVGESLFMTAFTNTVQGKKRVSFASPYPGKIIPLNLMQLGGAIVCQKDAFLCAAKGVAINIEFQRKLGTGLFGGEGFIMERLQGDGMAFMHAGGHVFERELQPGELIKIDTGSLVAYTTGVDFDIQFIGGIRNKIFGGEGIFFATLRGPGKVWIQTLPVSRLASRILSYASPGGRKEEGGILGGLGNLLDGDGY
- a CDS encoding S41 family peptidase; the encoded protein is MLRNFCWSICGLIALSFIIGYAPKRASGHSTVPVPDRELSTQQMQADLTFMRNALEEAHPSLYRYYVKREIDSCFDDAYNQLDHAMSELEYWRVMSKLVTHISSGHTVIWPSNAAQVQYNNRLKYVLPLSVAVINGKLYVSRVLTSDAAIKPGMQILAVNGRPDLNLLGTIRALIPGDGYSNALKDSKVQELGFLRNYWYVFGESKQYNIVYLDSAGNKAKQTLMALAINRWPVPASRGTNQPYELSYPDSLPNTAIFRIHTFADTKAAEAYDAAFADFKKLKIRNLVLDLRGNGGGLFAATTELLRYIANKKFRMAYYNECRVIEPSFMSHARNERKDNTLISRTYNPLPNGNLQVSDNLSSYLLPYTSHHYNKRIYVLTDGGTFSAASTLVAVLKTQPGVTVIGQETGGNEGSTDGGVLSIITLPSTQLQLRFPHFRYAIASAHPNSGYGVLPDVPVIPNPAQIGKQIDVVMNKAGELILQTEVTNSKK